One segment of Alistipes finegoldii DSM 17242 DNA contains the following:
- a CDS encoding DUF4465 domain-containing protein — protein MLDFKGNAAALRTVTIVGEWAGGSFDDVLCGREYMNEEDANGNFFDGLLFTTADRKIGFGSYFCDMSKNQFGAYDTWGGFALSKNYSQTPTADGSPDYKGSHFSAWTKSGANNTATFALAYFNDYGAYDYNTPKIEFSERREVAHLYMANATVTGQSQSSLSDYWFKVSVTGYSGGVKGKTIEQVLISGKSIVSDWVKVDCSSLGAVDELRFGVMSNDVSGGFLNCPSYFCIDEIALVKQTK, from the coding sequence ATGCTCGACTTCAAAGGCAACGCCGCTGCGCTCCGGACCGTGACGATCGTCGGAGAATGGGCCGGCGGCTCCTTCGACGATGTGTTGTGCGGCAGGGAATACATGAACGAAGAGGATGCCAACGGTAATTTTTTCGACGGACTCCTCTTCACGACTGCTGACCGAAAGATCGGTTTCGGCTCCTATTTTTGCGACATGTCGAAAAACCAGTTCGGAGCCTATGACACTTGGGGCGGTTTTGCGCTTTCGAAGAACTATTCGCAGACTCCGACGGCCGACGGGTCGCCAGATTACAAAGGGAGCCATTTTTCGGCGTGGACCAAGTCGGGAGCCAACAATACCGCGACATTCGCCCTCGCTTATTTCAACGATTACGGCGCTTATGATTACAATACGCCCAAGATCGAATTCAGCGAGAGGCGGGAAGTCGCCCATCTGTATATGGCCAACGCGACCGTAACGGGACAGTCCCAATCCTCCCTGAGCGATTACTGGTTCAAGGTTTCGGTGACCGGATATAGCGGAGGTGTCAAAGGAAAAACGATCGAGCAGGTGCTTATCAGCGGGAAATCCATCGTTTCCGATTGGGTGAAGGTCGATTGCTCGTCGCTCGGTGCTGTCGATGAACTGCGTTTCGGTGTGATGTCGAACGATGTGAGCGGCGGATTTCTGAATTGCCCCTCCTATTTCTGCATCGACGAGATCGCTTTGGTGAAACAGACGAAATAA
- the nagB gene encoding glucosamine-6-phosphate deaminase produces the protein MRLIIEDTQENAGRWAARYIVEQINKKQAAGGTFVLGLPTGSTPLTTYKELIALNKAGKVSFKDVVTFNMDEYVGLPEEHPESYHSFMWNTFFNHVDINPDNVNILNGNAPDLQKECDEYEEKIRKAGGIDLFMGGVGEDGHLAFNEPFSSLNSRTRVKTLTYDTLVVNSRFFDNDVNKVPKQAMSVGVATVLDSKQVLILALGHKKARALQQCVEGPYSHVCTISAMQVHPHGIVVCDEPATVELKVGTYRYFKDIEKENLI, from the coding sequence ATGCGACTGATTATCGAAGACACGCAGGAAAACGCAGGCCGCTGGGCCGCGCGCTACATCGTAGAGCAAATCAACAAGAAACAGGCGGCCGGAGGCACCTTCGTACTGGGACTTCCTACGGGTTCGACCCCGCTGACGACATACAAGGAGCTAATCGCGCTGAACAAGGCCGGAAAGGTCTCCTTCAAGGATGTCGTTACGTTCAACATGGACGAGTACGTCGGGCTTCCCGAAGAGCACCCCGAAAGCTACCATTCGTTCATGTGGAACACCTTCTTCAACCACGTGGACATCAACCCGGACAACGTCAATATCCTCAACGGCAACGCCCCTGACCTGCAGAAGGAGTGCGACGAATACGAGGAGAAAATCCGCAAGGCGGGCGGCATCGACCTCTTCATGGGCGGTGTCGGCGAAGACGGACACTTGGCGTTCAACGAGCCGTTCTCGTCGCTCAACTCGCGTACGCGCGTCAAGACGCTGACTTACGACACGCTCGTCGTGAATTCGCGCTTCTTCGACAACGACGTGAACAAGGTTCCCAAGCAGGCCATGTCGGTAGGCGTCGCCACGGTGCTCGATTCGAAGCAGGTGCTGATCCTCGCGCTCGGCCACAAGAAAGCCCGCGCCCTGCAGCAGTGCGTCGAAGGTCCCTACTCGCATGTCTGCACGATTTCGGCCATGCAGGTACACCCGCACGGAATCGTCGTATGCGACGAACCCGCGACCGTCGAACTGAAAGTCGGCACGTACCGCTATTTCAAGGACATCGAGAAAGAGAACCTGATCTGA
- a CDS encoding 6-phosphogluconolactonase, whose translation MNNKYSLPKDGGLIAESTPRDIIHRYEKIHTTVYENEYLGVQYVADTIVKAIRTYNELHCSNEVYEEQQPFVLGLTTGRTPLGLYRELVKRHKEGLVSFRNVAVFSLDEFYPIRSTEQQSRNFRIHEDFLNHIDILPENIHIPDGTISEDKVSEYCASYDHSVRKIDLMIIGVGEDGQIGFNEPGSYAKSRTRLVQLTHNTRKIQSGAFFGLDYTPKLAITMGIDTIMRADKIILMAWGEEKAQIIQKVVEGEITTQVPASNLQAHPNIEVVIDENAAQLLTREQTPWLVGPCKWTPKFTRKAVVWLCGVVQKPILKLTYKDYIENSLGELLEQGRAYDQINIDVFNDLQHTITGWPGGKPNADDSTRPVPSNPYPKRIVIFSPHPDDDVISMGGTFIRLVQQGHDVHVAYETSGNVAVHDDVVLQNIDTARELGYGNHYAEVEKIIAGKKKGEPEPRPLLDLKGAIRRAEARAAVRSFGLNPDTNAHFLNLPFYETGGIKKGLLTEKDIEIIVKLLREVKPHQIYAAGDLADPHGTHRTAMEAVLGALDVVKDDEWLKECHLWLYRGAWMEWDLGMVDMAVPLSPDELIMKRHAIYRHLSQKDIMPFPGSDPREFWQRAEERTQNTAKLYDKLGMAEYQAIEVFVKMF comes from the coding sequence ATGAACAACAAATATTCACTTCCGAAAGACGGCGGCCTGATCGCAGAATCGACGCCGCGCGACATCATCCATCGTTACGAGAAAATTCACACGACGGTCTATGAAAACGAATATCTGGGCGTTCAGTACGTTGCCGACACCATCGTCAAGGCGATCCGCACCTACAACGAACTCCACTGTTCGAACGAAGTCTACGAAGAGCAGCAGCCCTTCGTGCTGGGCCTTACCACGGGCCGCACGCCGCTGGGACTCTACCGCGAGCTGGTGAAACGCCACAAAGAGGGTCTCGTCAGCTTCCGCAACGTTGCCGTATTCAGTCTCGACGAGTTCTACCCCATCCGCTCGACCGAGCAGCAGAGCCGCAACTTCCGCATCCACGAGGATTTCCTCAACCACATCGACATCCTGCCCGAAAACATCCACATTCCCGACGGCACCATCTCCGAGGACAAGGTTTCGGAGTACTGCGCCTCGTACGACCATTCGGTGCGCAAGATCGACCTGATGATTATCGGCGTGGGCGAAGACGGCCAGATCGGATTCAACGAGCCGGGTTCCTACGCCAAGTCGCGCACCCGGCTGGTGCAGCTGACCCACAACACCCGCAAAATCCAGTCGGGCGCATTCTTCGGACTGGACTACACCCCGAAGCTGGCCATCACGATGGGTATCGACACGATCATGCGGGCCGACAAGATCATCCTGATGGCTTGGGGCGAAGAGAAGGCCCAGATCATCCAGAAGGTCGTCGAAGGCGAGATCACGACCCAAGTGCCGGCATCGAACCTGCAGGCCCACCCCAACATCGAAGTCGTAATCGACGAAAACGCCGCCCAGCTGCTCACCCGCGAGCAGACGCCGTGGCTGGTAGGCCCCTGCAAATGGACGCCCAAATTCACCCGCAAGGCCGTGGTGTGGCTCTGCGGCGTGGTGCAGAAACCGATCCTGAAGCTCACCTACAAGGATTACATCGAAAATTCGCTGGGCGAACTGCTCGAACAGGGCCGCGCCTACGACCAGATCAACATCGACGTATTCAACGACCTCCAGCACACCATCACCGGCTGGCCGGGCGGCAAGCCCAACGCCGACGATTCGACGCGCCCCGTGCCGTCGAATCCGTATCCCAAACGCATCGTGATTTTCTCGCCCCACCCCGACGACGACGTGATTTCGATGGGCGGCACGTTCATCCGTCTGGTGCAGCAGGGACACGACGTGCACGTGGCGTATGAAACATCGGGCAATGTCGCCGTACACGACGACGTGGTGCTCCAGAACATCGACACGGCCCGCGAGCTGGGCTACGGCAACCACTACGCCGAAGTCGAGAAGATCATCGCCGGCAAGAAGAAGGGCGAACCCGAACCCCGTCCGCTGCTCGACCTCAAGGGCGCCATCCGCCGTGCGGAGGCCCGCGCCGCCGTGCGCTCGTTCGGGCTGAACCCCGACACCAACGCCCATTTCCTCAACCTGCCGTTCTACGAGACGGGCGGCATCAAGAAGGGACTGCTCACGGAGAAGGACATCGAAATCATCGTCAAACTGCTCCGCGAGGTGAAGCCCCACCAGATTTACGCCGCCGGCGACCTCGCCGACCCCCACGGCACGCACCGCACCGCCATGGAGGCCGTGCTCGGCGCGCTCGACGTGGTGAAGGACGACGAATGGCTCAAGGAGTGCCATCTCTGGCTCTACCGCGGCGCATGGATGGAATGGGACCTCGGCATGGTCGATATGGCGGTGCCCTTGTCGCCCGACGAGCTGATCATGAAGCGTCACGCCATCTACCGCCACCTCTCGCAGAAGGACATCATGCCCTTCCCCGGCAGCGACCCCCGCGAGTTCTGGCAGCGCGCCGAAGAGCGCACGCAGAACACCGCCAAGCTTTACGACAAGCTCGGCATGGCGGAGTATCAGGCGATCGAGGTATTCGTGAAGATGTTCTGA
- a CDS encoding carbohydrate-binding family 9-like protein codes for MTEIRKITGIVPTNKAAVEAAFAGIEPQALACCNWPDQFPYAPEVSFRMFHTGDYLMLRFDVAERCTMARVTEDNGEVWTDSCVEFFIAPDDSGYYYNFECSCIGRLLLGFRKEREHPAHAAPKVMAAILRNPSLGLRPFPEHEGDNRWSVVLAIPPQALFMHELSDWSGLKASVNLYKCGDKLSQPHFLSWKPIETPKPDFHRPDFFEQIKFSEI; via the coding sequence ATGACGGAAATACGCAAAATCACGGGCATCGTCCCCACGAACAAGGCTGCCGTCGAAGCGGCTTTCGCCGGCATCGAACCGCAGGCCCTAGCCTGCTGCAACTGGCCGGACCAATTTCCTTACGCGCCGGAGGTTTCGTTCCGCATGTTCCACACGGGCGACTACCTGATGCTGCGCTTCGACGTCGCGGAACGCTGCACGATGGCCCGCGTCACGGAGGACAACGGCGAAGTTTGGACCGATTCGTGCGTGGAGTTCTTCATCGCCCCCGACGACAGCGGCTATTACTACAACTTCGAGTGCAGTTGCATCGGACGCCTGCTGCTGGGCTTCCGCAAGGAGCGCGAGCACCCGGCGCACGCCGCGCCCAAGGTGATGGCCGCCATCCTGCGGAATCCGAGCCTCGGACTGCGGCCGTTCCCCGAACACGAAGGAGACAACCGCTGGTCGGTCGTGCTGGCCATTCCCCCGCAGGCGCTGTTCATGCACGAGCTGAGCGACTGGAGCGGTCTGAAGGCATCGGTGAACCTCTACAAATGCGGCGACAAACTTTCGCAGCCCCATTTCCTTTCGTGGAAGCCGATCGAGACGCCGAAACCCGACTTCCACCGGCCCGATTTTTTCGAACAAATTAAATTTTCAGAGATATGA
- a CDS encoding phosphotransferase enzyme family protein has product MEKKLQEIASHFALEGGIAAIDSLGEGFINDTFIIRTEGEAPDYILQRKNKNIFPDVPAMMDNIRRVTDHIRRGVIAAGGDPRREVMTVVPTREDALYHIDGDGEYWAVSVFIDDTVAYNKADSPELARKGGEGIGKFQAQLADFTEPLAETIKGFHNIRHRFVQWDEALKRDAAGRKKELSEEIGWIESRRGEMLGFWSKVEDGTIPTRVTHNDTKINNILFDRQGEVLCAIDLDTVMASTSLNDFGDAIRSYANTGDEDDRDLSRVGLSLEMFRAYTEGYLSQRAKQLTDSEIDHLAFSARYITFEQVLRFLMDYIDGDTYYKIKYPGHNLVRTHAQYRLLQSMEEHYGEMCRIVRETVDKYRKA; this is encoded by the coding sequence ATGGAGAAGAAACTGCAAGAGATCGCATCGCACTTCGCTTTGGAGGGAGGCATCGCGGCCATAGACTCGCTGGGCGAGGGTTTTATCAACGATACGTTCATCATCCGCACCGAAGGGGAGGCCCCCGATTACATTCTTCAGCGCAAGAACAAAAACATATTTCCCGACGTTCCGGCCATGATGGACAACATCCGCCGGGTTACCGACCACATCCGCCGCGGAGTCATCGCGGCAGGCGGCGATCCCCGGCGCGAAGTGATGACCGTGGTCCCGACCAGAGAGGACGCGCTGTACCACATCGACGGCGACGGCGAATATTGGGCCGTCTCGGTTTTCATCGACGACACCGTCGCCTACAACAAGGCCGATTCGCCCGAACTGGCCCGCAAGGGCGGCGAGGGAATCGGCAAATTCCAAGCCCAGCTGGCCGACTTCACCGAGCCGCTGGCCGAAACGATCAAGGGATTCCACAACATCCGCCACCGCTTCGTGCAGTGGGACGAGGCGCTGAAGCGCGACGCCGCAGGCCGCAAAAAGGAGCTTTCGGAGGAGATCGGCTGGATCGAATCGCGGCGCGGAGAGATGCTCGGCTTCTGGTCCAAGGTCGAGGACGGCACGATTCCGACGCGCGTGACGCACAACGACACCAAGATCAACAATATTCTCTTCGACAGGCAGGGCGAGGTGCTCTGCGCCATCGACCTCGACACGGTGATGGCCTCCACGTCGCTCAACGACTTCGGCGACGCCATCCGCTCCTACGCCAACACGGGCGACGAGGACGACCGCGACCTTTCGCGCGTCGGGCTGTCACTCGAAATGTTCCGGGCCTACACCGAGGGCTACCTCTCGCAGCGGGCCAAACAGCTCACCGACTCCGAAATCGACCATCTGGCTTTCTCGGCCCGATACATCACCTTCGAACAGGTCCTGCGTTTCCTGATGGACTACATCGACGGCGACACCTATTATAAAATCAAATACCCCGGTCACAACCTTGTGCGCACCCACGCCCAGTACCGCCTGCTGCAAAGCATGGAGGAGCATTACGGCGAAATGTGCCGCATCGTACGGGAAACCGTGGACAAATACCGCAAGGCATGA
- a CDS encoding type I phosphomannose isomerase catalytic subunit: MYKFQPILKSTIWGGEKIVPYKQIASGQTQVGESWELSGVKGNESVVAGGPEAGTTLPGLIARHGAALLGKANFERFGEEFPLLIKFIDARQDLSIQVHPDDRLAWERHKSKGKTEMWYVVDADKGARLRSGFAKQVTPAQYEASVEDNTITDILAEYEIHPGDLFFLPAGRVHSIGAGAFIAEIQQTSDITYRIYDFNRKDADGNTRELHTELAKGAIDYTVLPDYRTKYEQVQDRETELVSCPYFTTSLCDLTAPLTLDYAALDSFVVVICVEGKGMIADDSGNEMPIHQGETVLLPATVKSLRVVPEGKLKMLTSCIK; the protein is encoded by the coding sequence ATGTATAAGTTCCAACCCATTCTCAAATCGACGATCTGGGGCGGCGAAAAAATCGTCCCTTACAAACAAATCGCATCCGGCCAGACGCAGGTCGGCGAAAGCTGGGAGCTTTCGGGCGTCAAAGGCAACGAATCGGTCGTGGCCGGAGGTCCCGAAGCGGGCACTACCCTGCCGGGCCTGATCGCCCGCCACGGCGCCGCACTGCTCGGCAAAGCCAACTTCGAACGTTTCGGCGAGGAGTTCCCGCTGCTGATCAAGTTCATCGACGCGCGGCAGGATCTCTCGATTCAGGTACACCCCGACGACCGGCTGGCGTGGGAGCGTCACAAGTCGAAAGGCAAAACCGAAATGTGGTATGTCGTGGACGCCGACAAGGGCGCACGGCTCCGGTCGGGATTCGCCAAGCAGGTGACGCCCGCCCAGTACGAAGCCAGCGTCGAGGACAACACCATCACCGACATCCTCGCCGAGTACGAGATACATCCGGGCGACCTCTTCTTCCTGCCGGCAGGCCGCGTCCACAGTATCGGCGCGGGCGCGTTCATCGCCGAGATTCAGCAGACTTCGGACATCACCTACCGTATCTACGACTTCAACCGCAAGGACGCCGACGGCAATACCCGCGAACTGCACACCGAGCTGGCGAAGGGAGCCATCGACTACACCGTGCTGCCCGACTACCGCACCAAGTACGAGCAGGTGCAGGACCGCGAAACGGAACTGGTGTCGTGTCCCTACTTCACCACGTCGCTCTGCGACCTGACCGCTCCGCTGACGCTCGATTACGCGGCGCTCGACTCGTTCGTCGTTGTGATCTGCGTCGAAGGCAAAGGCATGATCGCTGACGACAGCGGCAACGAAATGCCGATCCATCAGGGCGAGACGGTACTGCTTCCGGCTACCGTGAAGTCGCTCCGCGTCGTCCCCGAAGGGAAGCTCAAAATGCTGACCAGCTGCATCAAGTAA
- a CDS encoding ROK family protein, whose protein sequence is MYRYDNRVVITLDAGGTNLVFGAMQANKFIVDPITLPSNADNLDKCLATMVEGFQAIIDKLEEKPVAISFAFPGPADYPNGIIGGYLPNFPSFREGVALGPFLEYKFGIPVFINNDGDLFSYGEALGGALPEVNARLEALGSPKRYKNLVGYTFGTGLGIGIVVNNELNRGDNSCVETFCLKHKKMPDIIVEDGAAIRAVKRVYGELTGNPNHGLEPKDLCDIADGKREGDTEAARKAFAEMGEIAGDAMATAVTLIDGLIVIGGGITGARKWIMPSLLKELRSKMHTIAGDELNRVQMKVYDLDSEEEFKEFAKGDQRTLKVYGTDRYVAYDPQKRIGVAISKLGASNAISVGAYAFALSQLDAQKAQ, encoded by the coding sequence ATGTACAGATACGACAACCGTGTGGTCATCACACTCGACGCAGGCGGCACGAACTTGGTGTTCGGCGCCATGCAGGCCAACAAATTCATCGTCGATCCCATCACGTTGCCGTCGAACGCCGACAACTTGGACAAATGTCTGGCAACGATGGTCGAAGGCTTTCAGGCCATCATCGACAAACTGGAGGAGAAACCCGTCGCCATCAGCTTCGCGTTCCCCGGCCCGGCCGACTACCCGAACGGAATCATCGGCGGCTATCTGCCCAACTTCCCCTCGTTCCGCGAAGGCGTGGCGCTGGGGCCGTTCCTCGAATACAAATTCGGCATTCCGGTTTTCATCAACAACGACGGCGACCTCTTCTCCTACGGCGAAGCGCTGGGCGGCGCACTGCCCGAAGTGAACGCCCGGCTCGAAGCGCTGGGAAGCCCCAAACGCTACAAGAATCTGGTGGGCTACACGTTCGGCACGGGTCTGGGCATCGGTATCGTGGTGAACAACGAACTCAACCGCGGCGACAACTCGTGCGTCGAGACCTTTTGTCTCAAGCACAAGAAGATGCCCGACATTATCGTCGAAGACGGCGCCGCGATCCGCGCCGTGAAGCGCGTCTACGGAGAGTTGACGGGCAACCCGAACCACGGGCTGGAACCGAAGGACCTCTGCGATATCGCCGACGGAAAACGCGAAGGCGACACGGAAGCCGCCCGCAAGGCTTTCGCCGAGATGGGCGAGATCGCCGGCGACGCCATGGCTACGGCCGTGACGCTGATCGACGGTCTGATCGTCATCGGCGGCGGCATCACGGGCGCCCGCAAATGGATCATGCCCAGCCTGCTCAAAGAGCTGCGCAGCAAGATGCACACCATCGCGGGCGACGAGCTGAACCGCGTGCAGATGAAGGTTTACGATCTGGACAGCGAAGAGGAGTTCAAGGAGTTCGCCAAAGGCGATCAGCGCACGCTGAAGGTCTACGGAACCGACCGTTACGTGGCTTACGACCCCCAGAAGCGCATCGGCGTCGCTATTTCGAAACTCGGCGCGAGCAACGCCATTTCGGTGGGCGCATACGCGTTCGCCCTGAGCCAGCTCGACGCGCAAAAAGCACAATAA
- a CDS encoding MFS transporter, producing the protein MESARKTSVTKVMPILFSFFVMGFCDVVGISTTYVKNDFNLSEALAGFIPSMVFLWFLLLSVPVALAMNRVGRKRTVQISNVITIVGMLIPFVSYNFATCMVAFALLGIGNTILQVSLNPLLTNVVSGESLTSSLTAGQVVKAVSSFMGPIIAVFAVNVFGNWQYLFPIFAAITLLSSLWLMMTSIPKEEVSLQSGSSVGATFSLLKDSHILLFFIGILCTVGLDVGMNTLTPKLLIERCGLEITDAGLGSSVYFFCRTAGAFIGAFLLARLSDVRYLRVNLIVMLAALGVLYFANSYIEILICVGVFAFALSCVFSIVYSLALRRRPDKANEISGLMITGVCGGAIIPPLMGLLTETVGSQVGSLIILTVCAVYLTFCAYSIKSKANK; encoded by the coding sequence ATGGAATCAGCCCGTAAAACCTCCGTAACCAAAGTAATGCCCATCCTTTTCAGCTTCTTCGTGATGGGATTCTGCGACGTGGTCGGCATCTCGACCACCTATGTCAAAAACGATTTCAACCTCAGCGAAGCCCTCGCCGGATTCATTCCGTCGATGGTATTCCTCTGGTTCCTGCTGCTCTCGGTCCCCGTAGCACTGGCAATGAACCGCGTCGGACGCAAACGCACCGTCCAGATCAGCAACGTCATCACGATCGTCGGCATGCTGATTCCGTTCGTATCGTATAATTTCGCGACCTGCATGGTGGCCTTCGCGCTGCTGGGAATCGGCAACACGATCCTGCAGGTGTCGCTCAATCCGCTGCTGACGAATGTCGTGTCGGGCGAATCGCTTACCAGCTCGCTCACGGCGGGACAGGTCGTGAAGGCCGTCTCGTCGTTCATGGGTCCGATTATCGCCGTCTTCGCGGTGAACGTCTTCGGCAACTGGCAGTACCTCTTCCCGATCTTCGCCGCGATCACGCTTCTCTCGTCGCTTTGGCTGATGATGACCTCGATTCCCAAAGAGGAGGTTTCCCTACAGTCGGGCAGTTCGGTCGGCGCAACGTTCTCGCTGCTGAAGGACAGCCATATCCTGCTCTTCTTCATCGGCATCCTCTGCACCGTAGGTCTCGACGTGGGCATGAACACGCTGACGCCCAAACTGCTGATCGAACGCTGCGGACTCGAAATCACCGACGCAGGACTCGGATCGAGCGTCTATTTCTTCTGCCGTACGGCCGGCGCATTCATCGGCGCATTCCTGCTGGCGCGTCTCTCGGACGTCCGCTACCTGCGCGTAAACCTCATCGTGATGCTCGCGGCGCTGGGCGTGCTCTATTTCGCCAACAGCTACATCGAGATACTGATTTGCGTGGGCGTCTTCGCCTTCGCCCTCTCGTGCGTCTTCTCGATCGTCTACTCGCTGGCGCTGCGCCGCCGCCCGGACAAGGCCAATGAAATTTCGGGCCTGATGATTACGGGCGTCTGCGGAGGCGCGATCATCCCCCCGCTGATGGGGCTGCTGACCGAAACCGTCGGATCGCAGGTCGGCTCGCTCATCATCCTGACCGTCTGCGCCGTATACCTGACCTTCTGCGCATACAGCATCAAATCCAAAGCCAACAAATAA
- a CDS encoding endonuclease/exonuclease/phosphatase family protein produces the protein MKKLLILALFAAVTFCAAAQELTVATYNIRNANRGDAERGNGWERRGPWVCRLIEFHGFDIFGSQEVLDGQLHDMLAQLPDYDYIGVGRDDGKTQGEYAPVFYKKERFRLLDEGHFWLSEITDRPNKGWDAALPRICTWGHFLDLQTKRRFWFFNLHMDHIGVQAREESAKLVVAKIREMCKPKEFVILTGDFNVDQNNHIYTTFVSSGILADSYETAGRRYAPNGTFNSFNPSLKTDSRIDHIFVTPSVRVHDYGVLTDTYRTETAASGEEIKSGAFPKEVSLHSYEARTPSDHFPVVVRLEFRK, from the coding sequence ATGAAGAAATTGCTGATTCTCGCGCTGTTTGCCGCCGTGACCTTTTGTGCCGCTGCTCAGGAGCTGACCGTGGCCACCTATAATATCCGCAACGCCAATCGGGGCGACGCCGAACGCGGCAACGGCTGGGAGCGTCGCGGCCCGTGGGTGTGCCGCCTGATAGAATTCCACGGCTTCGACATTTTCGGCAGTCAGGAGGTGCTCGACGGCCAGCTGCACGACATGCTGGCGCAGCTTCCCGACTACGACTATATCGGCGTCGGCCGTGACGACGGAAAGACGCAAGGCGAATATGCGCCCGTATTCTATAAAAAGGAGCGTTTCCGCCTGCTGGACGAAGGCCACTTCTGGCTTTCGGAGATCACCGACCGTCCGAACAAAGGCTGGGACGCCGCGCTGCCGCGCATCTGCACGTGGGGGCATTTCCTCGACCTGCAGACCAAGCGCCGCTTCTGGTTCTTCAACCTGCATATGGACCATATCGGGGTGCAGGCCCGTGAGGAGAGCGCCAAGCTTGTGGTGGCGAAGATCCGTGAAATGTGCAAACCCAAAGAGTTCGTGATCCTGACCGGAGACTTCAACGTCGACCAGAACAATCATATCTATACGACCTTTGTCTCGTCGGGCATTTTGGCCGACTCGTACGAGACCGCCGGAAGACGCTACGCCCCGAACGGTACGTTCAACAGCTTCAACCCTTCGCTGAAGACCGACAGCCGCATCGACCATATCTTCGTGACGCCGTCGGTTCGCGTGCACGATTACGGGGTGCTGACCGATACCTACCGTACGGAGACCGCCGCCAGCGGCGAGGAGATCAAGTCGGGCGCCTTCCCCAAGGAGGTTTCACTGCACAGTTACGAGGCGCGCACGCCGTCGGACCATTTTCCGGTCGTCGTGCGTCTCGAATTCCGGAAATAG
- a CDS encoding IS3 family transposase yields the protein MSLSFLCGLFGYTRQAYYKHLRRNREGSLSDTLLLERVGYYRKLMPRLGGRKLWHLLQQDGFPVSRDRLFTLLSENNLLVKRRKKYSVTTCSRHWMRKYPNLIRGFDLERPHRLWVGDITYISLKEGFAYLALITDAYSKRIVGYDLNTTLERDGALRALRMAIDQTPQQKRQGLIHHSDRGCQYCSKEYVKLLTDNGIRISMTEKGDPYENAVAERVNGILKSEWIDEECFESFQAAKERIDEIVILYNSFRPHASCDWLTPLEAELRTGKLKHHWGRKTVVRKAYVNLYQDNIF from the coding sequence ATGAGCCTGTCGTTTCTGTGCGGGTTGTTCGGCTATACCCGTCAGGCCTATTATAAACATTTACGGCGTAATAGGGAAGGATCCTTGTCCGACACCCTTCTTTTGGAGCGGGTGGGTTACTACCGGAAACTGATGCCCAGGCTCGGCGGTCGCAAACTGTGGCATTTGCTGCAACAAGACGGATTTCCGGTCAGCCGGGATCGGTTATTTACGCTGCTTTCGGAAAACAATCTTCTGGTCAAACGTCGGAAGAAATACAGCGTTACGACCTGCTCGCGGCACTGGATGCGTAAATATCCGAATCTGATCCGGGGTTTCGACCTCGAGCGGCCGCATCGTTTATGGGTCGGAGATATTACGTACATTTCTTTGAAAGAAGGATTTGCATATCTGGCTTTGATAACGGATGCCTATTCCAAACGGATCGTAGGCTATGATCTGAATACGACATTGGAACGGGACGGAGCGCTCCGTGCACTGAGGATGGCCATAGACCAGACTCCGCAGCAAAAACGGCAAGGGTTAATCCATCATTCGGACAGAGGATGCCAATATTGTTCAAAAGAATATGTGAAATTGCTGACCGATAATGGGATTCGCATCAGCATGACTGAAAAGGGCGATCCGTATGAGAATGCCGTTGCCGAACGGGTGAACGGTATTCTGAAGAGCGAATGGATCGACGAGGAATGTTTTGAAAGTTTTCAGGCAGCAAAAGAACGCATCGATGAGATCGTTATCCTTTATAATTCATTCAGACCTCATGCCAGCTGCGATTGGCTTACGCCCTTGGAAGCGGAACTTAGAACCGGGAAACTCAAACATCATTGGGGCCGAAAGACGGTTGTTCGGAAGGCATATGTAAACTTATATCAGGACAATATTTTTTGA